TGCCGCTGCTCGAAACCGGCATTCCGGTGATCAATCTCATCGATTTTGATTATCCCTACTGGCACACCACAGCCGACACGCCGGATAAGTGCAGCGCCGAGAGTTTGGCAAAAGTCGGCAAAGTTGTGCTGGCTGCGGTATACAATGTTGAATGAAGCATTCGCCGTATTTTTGATAATGTTCCGGCAACGGTATGGCTGTTGCCTTCATACTTGAGAGTTCGCGCAACCATATGAAGCTGCGACGCCGATTTTTAATCTTCTTTTTCCTCTCATGGTTTGGCGCGGCGGGTTTTGCGCAAGAGGCGCGCATTGCCATAGATTCCCTGCAGATCGAGTCCGGCCGGCTGGTGATTGATTTTCATGTGGACAGCCTGCTTACCAATCAATTGATCTCCGGCATGCAGCGCGGCATCACCTCCTCGGCGCGGTTTCGCGTGCAGCTCAACATCTCCGAGGATTTGGAGATCGTGCCGCTGTCCGCCACGACCGGTTCTCGAACTGGCTGGCGGCCTGCCGCGCTATGGGACATGAGCGCGTAGACGGCCTGCTCCTCGACCTCGGCGTCTCCAGCCTTCAGCTCGACACCGGCGAGCGCGGCTTCAGCTTCCGCGCCGATGCACCGCTGGACATGCGCATGGACCGGCAGAGCGGGCTCACGGCGCGCGAGTTTCTCCAGGGGCTCGATCCTCCGGAAGTGGCCAGGGTGCTGCGCGACTACGGCGAAGAGCGCCTGGCCTGGCCCATCGCCAAGGCCATCTGCCGCGAGCGTGACGCCGGTCGGCTAAGCACCACGGGAGACCTCGCGGCCATCTGCCGCCGCGCCTACCCCCGGGGACATCAGCGCATTGACCCGGCAACACGGACCTTTCAGGCGTTGCGCATTGCCGTCAACGACGAACTGGGCGAGTTGTCCCGCGCGCTGGATGACGTTTCGCAGGGGCTGAACGTCGGCGGCGTGGTATGCGTGATCAGCTTTCACTCGCTGGAAGATCGCATCGTCAAGCAGCGCTTTGCGGCCTGGCAGGATGCGGGGCAGGCAAGTTTGCTCAAGCGAAAGCCCGTAACGGCCGATGAAGCGGAAGTGGCGGCCAACCCTCGGGCTTCGAGCGCAAAGCTGCGCGCGCTGCTCTGGGGTGTGCGCCGCGAACGGTCAGCCGAGCGGCGCAGCCGGCATCATCGGAATGAGCCATGAACCTGGGTACTTCACTGATCGCAGTGGTCTTCTTCGTGGGCCTGGCAGCCATTGTCGTGGCCCAGCGGCTTGAGATCCGCAGCGCCGGCTACCGCGTCGGCAAGGCTGAGAAGGAACTGCTCAAGCTCGACGAGGAAATCCGCGTCCTGCGCGCCAGGAAGGCCCAGGCCGAAGACCCGCGCAACCTCTGGAAGAAAGTGCAGGAGCTGGGCCTGCCCCTGGTGCCCCCCGAGTTCAAGGAAGAGCCCGAAAAGCCCGGCGCCAAGGGGACTCCCAGGCCCGCGTCGCGGGACGCCAAACCGGCCCAGGCCAGGAAACA
This genomic stretch from Cytophagia bacterium CHB2 harbors:
- the rsmH gene encoding 16S rRNA (cytosine(1402)-N(4))-methyltransferase RsmH encodes the protein MDLRHAARHHLLGAVSRAAQHLRGFGDRAAVRHDRFSNWLAACRAMGHERVDGLLLDLGVSSLQLDTGERGFSFRADAPLDMRMDRQSGLTAREFLQGLDPPEVARVLRDYGEERLAWPIAKAICRERDAGRLSTTGDLAAICRRAYPRGHQRIDPATRTFQALRIAVNDELGELSRALDDVSQGLNVGGVVCVISFHSLEDRIVKQRFAAWQDAGQASLLKRKPVTADEAEVAANPRASSAKLRALLWGVRRERSAERRSRHHRNEP